DNA from Amorphoplanes friuliensis DSM 7358:
GACAGAACCGGGTCGGCAATCGCCACCAGCTCGGCGCCGGGCAGCCGCCGATCGACCGTCTCCCCGTGGAACGCACCCATCCGTCCGGACCCGATCAGCGCCACCCTGACCACCATGGAGGACCACCCTCTACTAGAACGTTCTAGAAGCGTGCGCCCCGGCCCGCGGCCGCGTCAAGGCCAATCTCTAGAACGTTCTAGTAAGCTGCTGCCATGCCCGGTGACCGCCGCACCACCCTCGCTGACGTCGCCGCCGCAGCCGGAGTTTCCACGGCACTGGTCTCGATCGTCATGCGCGACGCAGCCGGCGCGAGCGAAGCCACCCGGCGCCGCGTGCTCGAAGTCGCCGAGCGCCTCGGCTACCACCCCGACAGCCGCGCCCGCCTCCTCCGCAGCGGCCGCACCCGCCTCCTCGGCGTCGTCTTCGGCGTCCAACACACCTTCCACGGCGACCTGGTCACGGGCCTGTACGCAGCAGCCGAGCAGCATGGTTACGAGCTCGCGCTGAGCGCGGTGGCGCCGGGTCGCGACGAGCGGAAGGCCATCGCCGGTCTGCTCCAGGACCGCTGCGAAGCGCTCATCCTGCTGGGCCCACAATCCCCGGCCGCCACATTGGCCGAATTGGCCGCCCGGATGCCGGTGCTCGTGGTGGCGCGGGGCGTGCGGCATCCTGCGGTAGACGTGGTCCGCACGGCTGACGCCGAAGGCCTGCACCAGGCCGTCGACCACCTCGCCTCCCTGGGCCACCACCGGATCGCCCACATCGACGGCAGCCGCGCACCGGGCGCAACATCACGCCGACGCGGCTACACGCAGGCCATGGCCGGTGTCGGGGAGCCACGAATCATCCCGGGCGGCCTCACGGAGGAGGACGGCGCACGGGCGGCGGAGTCCCTGCTGACGGACCTGCCAACAGCGGTCACTGTGTTCAACGACCGTTGCGCCACCGGTGTCCTGGACGTGGTGCGCCGCGCGGGTCTTGCGGTGCCGGGTGATTTGAGCGTCGTCGGCTATGACAACAGTCGGCTGGCCCGGCTTGCCCACGTCGCGCTGACCACGGTCGCCCAGGACGTCGATGCCCTGACAACGCAGGCAGTCCAGCGCGCGATCGAACGCATCGACGGCGCCCGCCCAACCCCCCGAGAAATCGTCATCCCACCCCACCTGATCATCCGAGCCACCACCGGCCCACCTTCGCGTTGATCGCCCTCACCGGCGCCCGCCTATCGGCTGCTCACCCGGCCCTGCTGCCCGTCCTCCGGCCGATCGTCTGCGCCACAGCTGACCGTCCTCCGGCTGATCGTTTGGGCCGCGGCCGGCCCGCCGACTGGCGCTCGCCCGGGCCGCTATCGGCGCGTTCAATGGCTCATCGGCCGCGGCGCCGCCAGTGGCCTACCCGCAGTCGTTCATCCGCGCCGCCGCCGGCCTGCCCACCGGCTGATTGTTCGCTCCACCACCCGTCGCGCCTACCGGCTGAGCTTCGCGCCTGAGGGCTCGCCGGCTTACTGTCGGCGCGGCCATCGGCCCGGCCCGCTGCCGGTTGATCGTCCGGCCGCCACCAGCTCGCGTGCCGACTGGTCGTCCGCACCGTCATTGGCCTTCCTGCCGGCTGAATATTCGCGCTAGCGTCCGCCGACTCGTTGGTAGACCGGGCGTTCATCAGGTCGGTCTGCCTGCCGTCGAGCATTCCCGCTGCCGGTGGCTGACGTGTGGTCACGCTTGCTGATTTCGTCGAGCGACGGTCCCGGCGGTTCAGCTGATCGGGATGTCGGTGATGCGGAGCCGATCGGCCACGTCGATCGTGATCACCTTCTCTCCGGCCGGCGGAGCTGGGAACCACAGTGACAGCAGCCGCTCGCTGCCCGGTGGGATTGCCTGGTTGAGGAGGCGGTCGCACAGGCAGCGGTGATCGCCCGGCTCGAGCTCGTAATCCAGCCCGTACGACGCGGTGTCACCCTGCAGGAGCCGGACACCCGCAGCCCCGTAGCGGGCGAACGGGTCGAACTCGCTGCGTACCGTGAACACGCCCTGCCCGAGGAAGTCGAGAATGGTCGCCTTGCCCTCCCCAGTGTTACGCGCCGTGAGGTTCACGAGCAGGAACGGTCCGCGCACCGTGGCGGCTCCGGGCACGAACCGGATCGTCCCCCGGTTCAACGGCAGCGAGACCTCGACCCCGTCGGGCGCCTTGCCCTCTTCACCCTTGGTCTTCGGCAGTGGCGCCGTGCTCCCCGCGCCCGTGTTGTTGCGCCGCTCCTTGAAGGTGATCGTCACCCGCCGGTTCAGAGCCCGGTTCGCGTCCGAGTCGTTCGGCACGGTGGGCTGGCTTTCCCCTTTGGCCGCAACGGTCTTCGGCCATTGCCCGTCGGGTAACTGCGTGGTGAGTGCCTCGCTGACCACCCGCGCCCGCTGCTCGCTCAGGGTCTGGTTGTGGGCCGTGGTGCCGGTGCTGTCGGTATGCCCGGTAACGGTCAACGGCCCAGGCCCCGCAGCCTTCAGATCGGCCACCGCAGCACCGATCGTCTTCGAGGCCCGGGACGTGAGCTTGGCACTGTCGAGCCGGAACAGAACGTCGGTGTCCAGGCTGATATCCACCTGATCAGCCCCGCGCCGGGTCCTCACCCCCACGCCCACCCGCTCCGTGTACGCCTCCAGCCCCGCCCCGTAAGAAGCGGCGACATCGCTGAGATCAAGCGCCTTCTGCACCCGCCCCGCAGCGTTGACCCCGGTCGGCGGCTCGGGCACCGCACCGTCGAGGATGGGCACGTCGGTGAACACCCCGGCATGAGGCAACATCACGGACACCCGCTGGAGACCGGCCGGCAGCCCGCCGAACGCCGCCTGCAACGGTCGTGTCTCCCCGGCCTCGACCCGCAACAGCCCGGTGCAGACACACCCGTCATCGGCAGTGTTCCGCGAGACCAGGTAGACCCTGCGCCCCGCCTCGTCGATCAGCCGCGCCGCATCGAACGACGTGGACAGAATCGAGGAGAAGTGCCGGCTGACCACGGCTGCTCCACCGTTGCCGGCCTGCTCGAGCGTGGTCTGCACGGTAAGCACCACCGTGCCGCCCGATCTGATCAGCGGCCCGACGCTCATCCGAAGCCGGTCTCCACCGGCATCCACGACCCGCGTCTGCACCGGGCCGTCCGCTGCCGACTGACTGGGCGCGGCGGAAGTGCTGGCTGGAGGTCCGTCAGGGGCAGCTTCGCCGTCATCGTCGGTACACCCCGCTGCGCCCATGAGCAGCGCAGCAACGACGGTCCCCGCAAGCACTCGCCGCACGTAGCCTCCCGATAGCCGTCCGCAACTTCGGCCCAGCTTAAAGGGCCCCCGCTCTCCCGCTTCCGCAAGCGAGCACCCAGCAACTCCCCGCTAGAGCAATGAGGTGCCGGACGCTGAACGCCGTTATGAGCACGCAGTGGAAGATCGCGTGTTGTCAATGTCCGTGTGGACTGAGCCAACTTCAGGGGGTTCCGGCGGGTGGTGAGGGGAGCCGCCGCCGCCGGCTTCGTTGCCGACGGCGGCGACCCGGTTCAGGGCAGCGTCTCGGGGAGGTCCGAGGCTGCTGCGGTCTTGAGGCCGTCGTGGGTCGTCGCCGGGATACCGCGTCGGGCGCGTCCGCTGCGAGGAGGGACTCGCCGGTCGCGGAACCGGCTGCGAGGTTTGCCGAGGCGGCAAGGAACCTCGTCACGGCCCGCGACGGCAATGTCGACCGTTCGCGTGGGCGGACCCCATCGGATGGTGGTCATGGTCAGATCCCGGCCCGGGCGCCGGCGGCGAGGAGGTTGTCGGCGGCCAGGCGGAGGCCCTCGACCTGGTCGAACTCCTGGTCCTCGTGCTCGATGTTCACGGCCATGTCCGGATCGACGGCGTGGAGCGCCTGCAGGAACGGCACCCAGAAGTCCTTGACGCTGTGGCCGCGGCCGACGGCCACGAACTCCCAGGCGGCGTTTTTCGGCCACTGGTTCAGGGTGTTCTTTCCGCCGATGTTCAACGGGTCGGCATCCGCCGCGGTCCGGGTGAAGCGGTCGTCCAGGACACCGTAGAGCTTGACGTGGTCGGGGTTGATCCGGGTGTCCTTGGCGGCGGCGTGGAAGACGAGGCCGCCGAGGTGTTCGACGCAGGCGACCGGGTCCATGCCTTGCCAGAAGAGGTGGCTGGGATCGAGCTCGGCGCCGACGTGGCTGGCGTTGGTCTGCTCGACGAGCCGCTGGAGCGTCGGCGGGTTGAAGACGAGGTTCTGCGGGTGCATCTCGATGCAGATCTTGACGTCGGCGGCGGCCGCGCGGGCATCGACGTCCTTCCAGAACGGCACCGCCACCTGCTGCCACTGGTAGTCGAGGACGTCGAGATATTGGCTGTCCCACGGGTTCACCACCCAGTTGCCGACCGTGCCGCCGGGCTCACCGGCGGGCAGGCCCGACATCGCCACGATGCGTTTCACGCCGAGTGCGGCTGCCACGTCGATGGCGCGGTGCAGGTCCGCGGCGTGCTTCGGACCGACCTCGGGGTCGGGGTTGAGCGGGTTGCCGTTGACGTTCAGACCGGTCAGCGTGATGCCGGCCTGAGCGAAACGGCCGAGGTAGTCCTCACGGGCGCCGGCGCTGGCGAGGAGGTCGTCGATCGGCAGGTGGGGTGCGGGGATGAAGCCACCGGCGTTGATCTCGGCGCTCGTCAGACCGAGCTCGCCGAGGATCTTGAGGGTTTCGTCCAGGGAGCGGTCGTGCAGGCAGGCGGTGTAGGCACCGAGCTTCATGAGTGGCGGCCTTTCCGGCTCAGAGGTGGACGGGCTTGTCGGTGGCCGACACGACCGCGTCGAGCACGCGCAGGTTGTGCAGCCCGTGCGCCAGGTCGGGGCACGGCGGGAGCTGCTCGACCCCGGCGATCTGGTCGAGGAAGGAGCGGGCCTGGAACACGAAGAAGTCGTTCTGCCCGTGGCCCACGGTGGGGAAGTCCATGGGCAGGCCCCGCGAGATGTACGGATGCCACGGCCCGATGAACACCTGCCGCGCCCCGTTTACCTCCTGCGCGGGCGTCCCGTCGATGACGCTGAACTCGGCCGGCCGCGTCAGGTCGAACGAAGCGGTCCCGTTCTCGCAGAACAGGTCGAGCTTCAACGAGTTGGCGTGCCCGTACGCCACCCGTGACAACGAGAACGTGCCGAGCGCACCTCCGGCGTACGAGGTGGTGAAGGTGCAGATGTCCTCGTTGTCGACCGGGACCAGATCGTCACTGAGCTCGACCCCGCCGGAGTGCCCGACGGCGACCCCGAGCGGCTTGCGCCGGGAGGTGATCAGCGTGCTCATCGAGGTGCCGTGCACGCCGGTGGTGGGGCCGCAGAAGAACTCGGCCAGGTCGACCAGGTGGCTGCCGATGTCGGCGAGCACACCCGACCCCGGGCCGCCGAGGTAACGCCAGCTCATCGGGCGCTGCGGATCGAAGCCGTAATCGGTCCAGTAGTTGCCGACGATGTGCCGCACCCTCCCGAGCCCGCCGTGCAACACCTGCTCGCGGATGGCGTTGATCGCGGGGGAGCGGCGGAAGGTGAAGCCCACGGCAGCGACGCGGTCGGTGGCCGCTGCGGCGTCGACCATCGCCTGGGCGTCGCCGATGCTCGGAGCGAGGGGCTTTTCGCAGAGGACGTGCTTGCCCGCGGCGAGCGCCGCCTCGACGATCTCGCGGTGCAGGTTGTTGGCCACGGCGACGCTGACCGCGTCGATGTCGGGGGCGTCGACGACGGCTCGCCAGTCGGTCGCGGTGCGGGAGAAGCCGTAGCGACGGGCGGCGTCGGTGGCGAACGGCTCGTGGACGTCGGCGATGGCCACCAGGCGGGGCGACGGGCCGGTCCCGAAGACCGTGGACGCGTTGCGGTAGGCGTTGGCGTGCGCGCGGCCGACCATGCCGGCGCCGATGACGGCCACACCGAGGGAGCGATCTGCCATGGGAGGGACCTCCGGCTGAAGGGTGTCGGACCGAGGATGTCGAGCGGGAGCAGGAGGAGCGGGTCCGCGCTTTTAAAGCGCTTTAACTGCGAGTACTATCCAAGTCGATCTCGTTGTGTGTCAAGGGTTACCGGAGGTTTCCGTAGTGGATCAACGACCCCGGCTCGACGATGTCGCCGCCCGTGTGGGCGTCTCGACGGCGTCGGTCTCGCTGGTGCTGCGCGGCGCACCCGGGCCCAGTGCGGAGACGCGGAGACGCGTGCTCGAGGCGGCTGCGGAGCTGGGTTACCGCGCCGATCGCACCGCGAGCCTGCTCGCCCGGCGGCGCCGGCATCTGCTCGGCGTCATGCTCGACATCCGGAGCCAGTTCCATGCCGAGCTGGTGGAGGAGATCCAGGCCGAGGCCGACCGGGTCGGGTACGAGATCGTGCTGTCCACCCTCACCCGGCACCGTGACGAGGACCGTGCCGTGGAGACGCTGCTGGACTTCCGCTGCGAGGCTCTGCTCCTGATCGGTCCGGATGCCGCCGACGATCGGCTGGCGGCGCTCGCCGCGCAGGTGCCGGTGGTCGCGATCGGACGCCGGGTCGCTGCCGGTGACGTGGACGTGGTCCGTTCCGCCGATCAGGTCGGCGTGTCGGAGGCCCTCGATCATCTGATCGGTCTCGGCCACCGGCACATCGCCCTGGTCGACGGCGGCCGGGGCGTCGTCGCGGCCGCCCGCCGTCGTGGTTACCGCGACGGCATGCGCCGCGCCGGGCTCGCCGACGAGATCAGGATCGTTCCGGGCGACCACACCGAGGAGGGTGGCATCCGCGCAGGCCGCCGGCTGGCGGCCGCCTCCGACCGCCCGACCGCCGTCGTTGCCTCCAACGACCGTTGCGCCGTCGGTCTCATGGACGCGTTCCTCCGCGGCGGGCTGGACGTTCCCGGTCAGATCTCCGTCGTCGGTTATGACGACAGCACCCTCGCCCGGCTGGCCCACATCGACCTCACCACCATCAACCAGGATCCGGCCGCCCAGGCCAGCCATGCGGTGCTGGCGGCGGTCCAGCGCCTGGACGAGGGCCGCAAGCAGCGCCTGGAGATAGTGCTGAACCCCCGCCTCGTGGTCCGCGGCAGCACGGCCGCTGTGAGTTAGTCCTTCGGGCGCTGGTCGACGATGCGGCGCATCTTGCCCATCGAGCGTTCGACCCCGTCGGGCTCGATCACGTCGATCGCCACGCTGACGCCGATCGTGTTCTTCACCAGGGTGGCGAGCTGCCGCCCCGCTGCCTCGGCCGCCGGCGCCCCGATGCCGTGGCGGCGTTCCACTTTGACGGTCATGGCGTCGAGACGGCCGTCGCGGGTCAGCAGGCATTGGAAGTGCGGGGCCAGTTCGGGCGTACGGAGAATGAGCTCTTCGATCTGGGTGGGGAAGAGATTGACGCCGCGCAGGATGATCATGTCGTCGGTGCGTCCGGTGATCTTCTCGATGCGGCGCATCGGGCGGGCCGTGCCCGGCAGCAGGCGCGTGAGGTCCCGGGTCCGGTAGCGCACGACCGGCATCGCCTGCTTGGTCAGCGACGTGAGGACGAGCTCGCCCGTCTCGCCGTCGGGAAGCACCTCGCCGGTCACCGGGTCGATGATCTCCGGGTAGAAGTGGTCCTCCCAGACGTGCAGGCCGTCCTTGGTCTCCACGCACTCGGTCGCGACGCCGGGTCCCATCACCTCGGACAGGCCGTAGATGTCGAGCGCGTGGATGTCGAGCTGCTGCTCGATCTCGGTGCGCAGGTCCTGGGTCCACGGCTCGGCGCCGAAGATGCCCACGGCGAGGGAGGTGCTGCGCGGGTCGACACCCTGGCGGTGCATCTCGTCGACGATCGCCAGCATGTAGCTCGGTGTGACCATGATGATGTCCGGCTTGAAATCGTTGATCAGCATGACCTGCCGCTCGGTCATGCCGCCCGACACCGGGATGACCGTGCAACCGAGCTCCTCCGCGCCGTAGTGCGCGCCGAGACCGCCGGTGAACAGGCCATATCCATAGGCCACATGCACCCGGTCGCCGGGGCGGCCCCCGGAGGCCCGGATCGAGCGGGCCATCAGCCGGGCCCAGGTCCGGACATCGTCCTTCGTGTACCCGACGACGGTCGGGCGTCCCGTCGTCCCCGACGAGGCGTGCAGCCGGGAGATCCGTTCGCGGGGCACGGCGAACATGTCGAAGGGGTAGTTCGCCCGCAGCACGGCCTTGTCGGTGAACGGGAACTTCGCCAGGTCACCGAGCTGGTGCAGGTCGTCCGGGTGGGCCTGGATCTCGTCGAACATCTTCCGGTACTGCGGGACGTTCTCGTAGGCGTGCCGCAGCGACCATTGCAAGCGCTCGAGCTGCAGCGCGCGCAGCTCGTCGACGGACGCCCGCTCGATCGGGTCGAGATCTTCGGGTCGGGGGGTGCGGTCCTGCATGACTCTCTCCTCGGAACCTCATTGCCTCGTGCGCAGGCCGTCGAAGGCGATGGCGGTGACGGTGTCGGCGAGCTCCGCCGCGCCGCCGCGGCGAGGGCTGTACCACTCGATGAGCGAATTGACCATGCCGAAGAGCAGGCGGGCGGCGGTGGCGGCGTCGACGTCGGGACGGATCGCACCCTCATCGCGGGCCTGCTCGACGAGCTTGGTCACCTTGGCGTCGAAGATCCGGCGGCGGATCAGGGCCTGCAGCTCCACCGCGGTGTTGCCACGGACCCGGAGCAGCAGGGTGACGTATTCGAGGCGCTCGGTCAGGACGAGCACGCTGTTGCGGATGAGCATCTCGAGGCGCTCGATGGCGGGCGCGTCCTCCTGCTCGACCTCGGTCATCACCTCGTCGAGGCCGTCGAGCGCCTGATCGATCGCGGACCGCAGCAGCTCCTGCTTGCCGCTGACGTGGTGATAGAGGCTCGACTTGGTGATGCCCAGCCGCTTCGCCACGTCGTCCATGCTGGTGGCCTCGTAACCGCGCTCGTTGAACAGCTGCACGGCCGCGGCGAGGACCGCGCGGAGGTCGTGACCCGGTCTGCCGCGGCGTGGCCGGTTGCTCTCCTTGAGGAGCTCGACCAGCCTCTCGCCCTCGGCGAGGCTTTCCTCGTCGGTCATGCCGGGCGTCCCGGACTGATCACTCGGCTGCGGCCCCGGAACTCGGCGATCACGTCGCCGTCCCGGGAGACCGTGACGTCGTAGACGCCGCTGCGGCCGCTCGTGGAGCGCTCTCGCGCGTGCGCCTCGAGCTGATCACCCTCGGCCGTGGGACGCAGGAACGTGACGTCGGCGCCGGCCGCGACGGTGACCGGACCGTGGCTGTTGCAGGCGCAGGCGAAGGCGGTGTCGGCCAGGAGAAACACGTAGCCGCCGTGGGTCGTGCCGTGCCCGTTGACCATCTCGGCGGTGACTCTCATGCGCACGACGGCAGCGCCCTCACCTGCGGAAACAAGCTCCATGCCAAGTCTTTGGGAGGCCTTGTCGCGATCGAACATGTCGTGTGCCGCGGTCCGTGCCATGTTCACCCAGCTTCCGCTTGATCTTGGCTGCCGTCTTGATTACCGACCGATCGGACGGTAAATATGAGATACAGCCAACCGCACAGGAGCGCCGATGACAACCCCCGCCGAGTTCTACGAGACGCACCGCGAGCTGCTCGACAAGGCGATCGAGGCGGCGGCGGTGCGCGACTACTGGTCGGCCTACCCCGAGTCCCCGAGCAAGTCGGTCTACGGCGAGGACGCCGCGGCGACCGGGGAGCAGGCCTTCCGGGCATTGCTCGGTTCCGATTTCCCGATCGAGGTCCCCGGTGCGACGGGGACGATCTCGACCGAGCGCTCTCCGTACGGCGTCAGTCTCGACATCCGGTATCCGCGGGGTGAGCCGGCTGATCTGATCGCCGCCGCCCGCGCCGCGACGCCGGTCTGGCAGGCCGTCGGGCCGCAGGGGCGCGCCGGTGTGGCCGCCGAGATCCTGCGCCGGATCAACGCCCGCATCTTCGAGCTGGCGCACGCCGTGCAGCACACCACCGGCCAGGCGTTCGTCATGGCTTTCCAGGCCGGCGGCGCTCACGCCCAGGACCGTGGCCTCGAGGCGGTGGCTGTCGCGCTGGCCGAGTCGACGCGCATCCCCGCGACGACCACCTGGACCAAGCCGCAGCGTGGTGGCGACCCGCTGCGCCTCGCCAAGATCAGCACCGTCGTCGGTCGTGGTGTCTCCCTGATGATCGGCTGCAACACCTTCCCGACCTGGAACGGCTACCCGGGCCTGTTCGCCAGCCTCGTCACGGGCAACGCCGTGATCGTGAAGCCGCACCCCGG
Protein-coding regions in this window:
- a CDS encoding sugar phosphate isomerase/epimerase family protein; the encoded protein is MKLGAYTACLHDRSLDETLKILGELGLTSAEINAGGFIPAPHLPIDDLLASAGAREDYLGRFAQAGITLTGLNVNGNPLNPDPEVGPKHAADLHRAIDVAAALGVKRIVAMSGLPAGEPGGTVGNWVVNPWDSQYLDVLDYQWQQVAVPFWKDVDARAAAADVKICIEMHPQNLVFNPPTLQRLVEQTNASHVGAELDPSHLFWQGMDPVACVEHLGGLVFHAAAKDTRINPDHVKLYGVLDDRFTRTAADADPLNIGGKNTLNQWPKNAAWEFVAVGRGHSVKDFWVPFLQALHAVDPDMAVNIEHEDQEFDQVEGLRLAADNLLAAGARAGI
- a CDS encoding OmpA family protein produces the protein MQTRVVDAGGDRLRMSVGPLIRSGGTVVLTVQTTLEQAGNGGAAVVSRHFSSILSTSFDAARLIDEAGRRVYLVSRNTADDGCVCTGLLRVEAGETRPLQAAFGGLPAGLQRVSVMLPHAGVFTDVPILDGAVPEPPTGVNAAGRVQKALDLSDVAASYGAGLEAYTERVGVGVRTRRGADQVDISLDTDVLFRLDSAKLTSRASKTIGAAVADLKAAGPGPLTVTGHTDSTGTTAHNQTLSEQRARVVSEALTTQLPDGQWPKTVAAKGESQPTVPNDSDANRALNRRVTITFKERRNNTGAGSTAPLPKTKGEEGKAPDGVEVSLPLNRGTIRFVPGAATVRGPFLLVNLTARNTGEGKATILDFLGQGVFTVRSEFDPFARYGAAGVRLLQGDTASYGLDYELEPGDHRCLCDRLLNQAIPPGSERLLSLWFPAPPAGEKVITIDVADRLRITDIPIS
- a CDS encoding LacI family DNA-binding transcriptional regulator, whose translation is MPGDRRTTLADVAAAAGVSTALVSIVMRDAAGASEATRRRVLEVAERLGYHPDSRARLLRSGRTRLLGVVFGVQHTFHGDLVTGLYAAAEQHGYELALSAVAPGRDERKAIAGLLQDRCEALILLGPQSPAATLAELAARMPVLVVARGVRHPAVDVVRTADAEGLHQAVDHLASLGHHRIAHIDGSRAPGATSRRRGYTQAMAGVGEPRIIPGGLTEEDGARAAESLLTDLPTAVTVFNDRCATGVLDVVRRAGLAVPGDLSVVGYDNSRLARLAHVALTTVAQDVDALTTQAVQRAIERIDGARPTPREIVIPPHLIIRATTGPPSR
- a CDS encoding LacI family DNA-binding transcriptional regulator — its product is MDQRPRLDDVAARVGVSTASVSLVLRGAPGPSAETRRRVLEAAAELGYRADRTASLLARRRRHLLGVMLDIRSQFHAELVEEIQAEADRVGYEIVLSTLTRHRDEDRAVETLLDFRCEALLLIGPDAADDRLAALAAQVPVVAIGRRVAAGDVDVVRSADQVGVSEALDHLIGLGHRHIALVDGGRGVVAAARRRGYRDGMRRAGLADEIRIVPGDHTEEGGIRAGRRLAAASDRPTAVVASNDRCAVGLMDAFLRGGLDVPGQISVVGYDDSTLARLAHIDLTTINQDPAAQASHAVLAAVQRLDEGRKQRLEIVLNPRLVVRGSTAAVS
- a CDS encoding Gfo/Idh/MocA family protein → MADRSLGVAVIGAGMVGRAHANAYRNASTVFGTGPSPRLVAIADVHEPFATDAARRYGFSRTATDWRAVVDAPDIDAVSVAVANNLHREIVEAALAAGKHVLCEKPLAPSIGDAQAMVDAAAATDRVAAVGFTFRRSPAINAIREQVLHGGLGRVRHIVGNYWTDYGFDPQRPMSWRYLGGPGSGVLADIGSHLVDLAEFFCGPTTGVHGTSMSTLITSRRKPLGVAVGHSGGVELSDDLVPVDNEDICTFTTSYAGGALGTFSLSRVAYGHANSLKLDLFCENGTASFDLTRPAEFSVIDGTPAQEVNGARQVFIGPWHPYISRGLPMDFPTVGHGQNDFFVFQARSFLDQIAGVEQLPPCPDLAHGLHNLRVLDAVVSATDKPVHL
- the paaK gene encoding phenylacetate--CoA ligase PaaK, whose translation is MQDRTPRPEDLDPIERASVDELRALQLERLQWSLRHAYENVPQYRKMFDEIQAHPDDLHQLGDLAKFPFTDKAVLRANYPFDMFAVPRERISRLHASSGTTGRPTVVGYTKDDVRTWARLMARSIRASGGRPGDRVHVAYGYGLFTGGLGAHYGAEELGCTVIPVSGGMTERQVMLINDFKPDIIMVTPSYMLAIVDEMHRQGVDPRSTSLAVGIFGAEPWTQDLRTEIEQQLDIHALDIYGLSEVMGPGVATECVETKDGLHVWEDHFYPEIIDPVTGEVLPDGETGELVLTSLTKQAMPVVRYRTRDLTRLLPGTARPMRRIEKITGRTDDMIILRGVNLFPTQIEELILRTPELAPHFQCLLTRDGRLDAMTVKVERRHGIGAPAAEAAGRQLATLVKNTIGVSVAIDVIEPDGVERSMGKMRRIVDQRPKD
- the paaI gene encoding hydroxyphenylacetyl-CoA thioesterase PaaI; translation: MARTAAHDMFDRDKASQRLGMELVSAGEGAAVVRMRVTAEMVNGHGTTHGGYVFLLADTAFACACNSHGPVTVAAGADVTFLRPTAEGDQLEAHARERSTSGRSGVYDVTVSRDGDVIAEFRGRSRVISPGRPA
- a CDS encoding TetR/AcrR family transcriptional regulator; translated protein: MTDEESLAEGERLVELLKESNRPRRGRPGHDLRAVLAAAVQLFNERGYEATSMDDVAKRLGITKSSLYHHVSGKQELLRSAIDQALDGLDEVMTEVEQEDAPAIERLEMLIRNSVLVLTERLEYVTLLLRVRGNTAVELQALIRRRIFDAKVTKLVEQARDEGAIRPDVDAATAARLLFGMVNSLIEWYSPRRGGAAELADTVTAIAFDGLRTRQ